One Lacipirellulaceae bacterium DNA window includes the following coding sequences:
- a CDS encoding lysophospholipid acyltransferase family protein, which produces MTIERKPTPGIWPRIRLVWRIVAFIAVTIVLYGGMRLDRLLRRKTAAIEFVNKWVPRWAGSFLWLFGIELHREGPFFSDDQLYPGKGEAGAGRIFVANHRSSVDVPIMMHLCAGHAISRHDLANWPLFGSLGKQIGTLYVDRSSRRSGAEVLGQVDESLKKGEGVIMFPEGTSYLGDEVHAFRPGAFKAAERAEAEIVPVAIAYEDDNAHYYHEKFTTHLMRIGTRRRLQVAVVAGEPIAPDERDATEVRSAVQSQIQEMVYEARHILEPDASVTRQPARPLVDASP; this is translated from the coding sequence ATGACGATTGAAAGAAAACCTACCCCCGGCATCTGGCCCCGTATTCGACTCGTCTGGCGAATCGTGGCATTTATTGCGGTGACTATCGTCCTTTATGGCGGCATGCGTCTTGACCGCTTGCTGCGTCGCAAGACTGCTGCGATTGAATTCGTTAATAAATGGGTACCACGCTGGGCAGGCAGCTTCCTCTGGCTGTTTGGCATCGAACTTCATAGAGAGGGCCCCTTCTTCAGCGATGACCAACTCTACCCAGGCAAGGGCGAGGCCGGAGCGGGACGAATCTTCGTTGCCAACCATCGCTCTTCGGTCGATGTGCCCATCATGATGCACCTCTGTGCCGGTCACGCGATTAGTCGCCACGACTTGGCGAATTGGCCTCTCTTCGGTTCGCTCGGCAAACAAATCGGCACGTTGTATGTTGATCGAAGCTCGCGCCGCAGCGGTGCAGAAGTGCTGGGACAAGTCGATGAGTCACTCAAAAAGGGAGAAGGAGTGATCATGTTTCCTGAAGGAACTTCGTACTTGGGAGACGAGGTCCACGCTTTCCGACCAGGAGCCTTCAAAGCAGCCGAGCGTGCCGAAGCAGAAATCGTCCCGGTCGCAATCGCCTACGAAGACGACAACGCGCATTACTACCACGAGAAGTTCACGACGCATCTGATGCGCATCGGAACCCGGCGACGACTACAAGTGGCAGTCGTCGCCGGCGAGCCAATTGCACCCGATGAGCGTGATGCGACGGAAGTCCGCTCTGCCGTTCAGTCGCAGATTCAAGAAATGGTCTACGAAGCACGTCACATTTTGGAGCCAGATGCTTCGGTGACTCGGCAGCCCGCTAGGCCGCTGGTGGACGCTTCCCCGTAA
- a CDS encoding sugar phosphate isomerase/epimerase family protein: MPTLSMNELTTYRWSFEEDVRRYLEAGYEGIGVWRQKIEDYGLERGVDLLAESELKVTNLMWAGGFTGNDGRRMPESVDDAAEAIRLAASMNAGCLVVYPGGRNNHTYRNAERLLRIAFDQLLDVAEDAEVDLAIEPLHPACAADWSFLTDLESTIAFIDSCQSQRLKLVLDAYHFGHDRSVLANLEEFASYIGVVHLGDFNEPHSRELNRCPLGEGRVDLDALIEGLLEAGYEGDFDVELLGSEIKPSSYSRLLTDSQVKFESACAAAVGS; the protein is encoded by the coding sequence ATGCCTACGCTCTCTATGAACGAGTTAACAACCTATCGTTGGTCGTTCGAAGAGGATGTCCGGCGCTATCTTGAAGCCGGATACGAAGGGATCGGAGTCTGGCGACAGAAGATCGAGGACTACGGTCTCGAACGGGGCGTTGACCTCCTCGCTGAGAGTGAGTTGAAGGTCACGAATCTTATGTGGGCTGGTGGCTTTACCGGCAACGACGGGCGGAGAATGCCTGAATCGGTTGATGATGCTGCGGAAGCAATTCGTTTAGCTGCTTCGATGAACGCCGGTTGCTTGGTGGTCTACCCGGGTGGCAGAAACAACCACACTTACCGAAACGCTGAGCGACTTCTGCGTATCGCTTTTGATCAGCTACTGGACGTTGCTGAGGACGCTGAGGTTGATCTGGCGATTGAACCGCTGCATCCGGCTTGTGCTGCCGACTGGTCGTTCTTAACGGATCTCGAATCAACGATTGCTTTCATCGACAGTTGCCAATCTCAAAGACTGAAGTTGGTGTTGGATGCCTATCACTTTGGGCATGATCGCTCCGTGCTGGCGAATCTCGAGGAATTCGCGTCGTACATTGGGGTCGTTCATCTTGGGGATTTCAATGAACCCCACAGCCGCGAGCTCAATCGCTGCCCCCTGGGAGAAGGACGAGTCGATCTGGACGCTCTGATTGAAGGCCTGCTGGAAGCGGGTTACGAGGGGGACTTCGATGTCGAGCTCTTAGGATCGGAGATCAAGCCGAGCTCATACTCGCGTTTGCTCACGGATTCGCAGGTGAAATTTGAGAGTGCCTGTGCTGCGGCTGTCGGAAGCTAG
- a CDS encoding DUF1328 domain-containing protein, with translation MLSWALTFLVIALIAGVLGFGVLAGTAATIAKWCVLIFIILFVVGLITGKRPPAA, from the coding sequence ATGTTGAGCTGGGCTTTGACTTTTTTGGTAATTGCACTGATCGCTGGAGTCTTAGGATTTGGCGTCCTTGCTGGTACAGCGGCTACCATTGCGAAATGGTGCGTGTTGATTTTCATCATCCTGTTCGTCGTCGGCCTTATTACGGGGAAGCGTCCACCAGCGGCCTAG
- the thpR gene encoding RNA 2',3'-cyclic phosphodiesterase, with the protein MRSHQLPKTRTFIAVPAEGEVQGAAAKAIEELRIDIGGVKWVEPENLHWTLQFLGDIDDVEMAQVCRRVVRVVAEYEPFVLHSTGISAFPSPDRPKTLYLAAGEGSEQFLALQASIEESLSDLGFRGERRRFVPHLTLGRVQRGASLRAVLVDRLKDLKELETGAMPVDEVIVYASRLQREGPGYHVLATAPLG; encoded by the coding sequence ATGCGTAGCCACCAACTCCCCAAAACCCGGACCTTTATCGCTGTTCCTGCCGAGGGTGAAGTCCAAGGGGCGGCGGCCAAAGCTATTGAAGAGCTCCGCATCGACATCGGCGGAGTGAAATGGGTCGAGCCCGAGAATCTCCACTGGACGCTTCAATTCCTGGGCGACATTGACGATGTCGAGATGGCCCAGGTCTGCCGTCGCGTCGTGCGGGTCGTTGCTGAGTATGAGCCCTTTGTGCTCCACAGCACCGGCATCTCCGCCTTTCCGAGCCCCGACCGCCCGAAGACTCTTTACCTAGCGGCGGGCGAAGGGAGCGAACAATTTCTCGCTTTACAAGCCAGCATCGAAGAGTCTCTCTCCGATCTGGGCTTTCGGGGAGAGCGACGACGGTTCGTCCCTCATCTAACGCTCGGTCGAGTCCAGCGCGGCGCAAGCCTTCGGGCTGTTCTGGTTGATCGTCTCAAGGACCTTAAGGAACTGGAAACCGGAGCGATGCCCGTGGATGAAGTGATCGTCTACGCGAGCCGCTTGCAGCGCGAGGGTCCCGGCTACCATGTCCTAGCCACCGCGCCACTGGGATAG
- a CDS encoding PfkB family carbohydrate kinase: MPLVVVGSVAIDHVETPQERRDNLLGGSATHFSVSASFFTGVRLVGVVGSDWPSEHTEMLESKGVDTTGLHMVEGGKTFTWTGRYLPNMNDRETLDVQLNVFGEFNPVLPEDYKRAKYVFLANGVPAVQMKVLEQVPGRRLAVADTMDLWINTQREDLDKLLTQLDGLVLNDSEAKLLTGNENLVAAGRAVQEMGPKFVVIKKGEHGAMFFGEHETYVLPAFPTESVIDPTGAGDSFAGGMMGYLAEQDNFDPETLKTAMAYGILVASFNVEGFGLERMHEITRDDIEKRLEDYRRMLSF; the protein is encoded by the coding sequence ATGCCCCTAGTAGTTGTCGGATCGGTTGCCATTGATCACGTTGAGACGCCCCAAGAGCGTCGTGATAACCTGCTCGGAGGCTCCGCCACGCATTTCTCCGTTTCCGCCAGCTTCTTCACGGGCGTCCGACTCGTCGGCGTCGTTGGCTCGGACTGGCCAAGTGAGCATACGGAGATGCTCGAAAGCAAAGGGGTCGACACCACGGGCCTGCACATGGTCGAGGGCGGAAAGACCTTCACCTGGACGGGCCGTTACCTGCCCAACATGAACGACCGCGAAACGCTTGACGTCCAGTTAAACGTCTTCGGTGAGTTCAACCCAGTTCTGCCGGAAGATTACAAACGTGCCAAGTACGTGTTCCTTGCCAACGGCGTCCCTGCAGTCCAAATGAAAGTCCTCGAACAAGTCCCCGGTCGTCGACTGGCGGTTGCCGACACGATGGACCTCTGGATAAACACCCAGCGGGAAGATCTCGACAAACTGCTGACGCAGCTCGACGGACTGGTTCTCAACGATAGCGAAGCCAAACTGCTCACCGGCAACGAGAACCTCGTAGCAGCCGGTCGTGCCGTTCAAGAGATGGGTCCCAAGTTCGTCGTCATCAAGAAGGGCGAACACGGAGCGATGTTCTTCGGCGAGCACGAAACCTACGTGCTTCCAGCTTTTCCAACCGAGAGCGTCATCGACCCAACCGGCGCAGGCGACAGCTTTGCTGGTGGCATGATGGGCTACCTCGCCGAGCAAGACAACTTCGATCCCGAAACACTCAAGACCGCGATGGCCTACGGTATCCTCGTCGCGAGCTTCAACGTCGAAGGCTTCGGCTTGGAACGCATGCACGAAATCACCCGCGACGACATCGAGAAGCGCCTTGAAGATTACCGCCGCATGTTGTCATTTTAG
- the arfB gene encoding alternative ribosome rescue aminoacyl-tRNA hydrolase ArfB yields MARPLHVDQETTIPAAELELSFARSSGPGGQNVNKVNTKAVLRWKVADSQAIYGSVKARFLRMHASRVNQAGEIVLSADTHREQLRNVSTCYEKLRQLILAAKTPPKRRRKTKPSRASIERRLAEKKKRSDRKKDRRFRPE; encoded by the coding sequence ATGGCTCGTCCGCTTCACGTTGATCAGGAAACGACCATCCCAGCCGCAGAGCTGGAGCTCTCTTTCGCACGCAGCAGCGGTCCTGGTGGGCAGAACGTCAACAAGGTGAACACCAAAGCGGTGCTGCGGTGGAAGGTCGCTGACTCTCAGGCGATTTACGGTTCCGTGAAGGCTCGCTTCCTACGGATGCACGCCAGCCGAGTAAATCAGGCTGGTGAGATCGTCCTTTCCGCGGATACTCATCGTGAGCAATTGCGTAATGTCTCGACCTGCTATGAGAAACTGCGACAACTAATCCTAGCGGCCAAGACACCTCCAAAACGTCGTCGGAAGACGAAACCAAGCCGTGCTTCGATTGAGCGGCGATTGGCCGAGAAGAAAAAACGGTCTGATAGGAAAAAGGATCGCAGATTTCGGCCTGAGTAG
- a CDS encoding AAA family ATPase, whose protein sequence is MSSFDFPDLPSQFRQLLGRCRDLYVSSGELAAREHAQLLPSTGESFVQLMDDLHRALAVKVFVTICEADRRWSKNEKFLAEVLLFHLWGQWLEDEALHQALSDMSEKALSLKWYATVRPFDELAPLRDRVGELETIVTRMANVVARADGPLKSSEAGRIKMIQNELHIHLREIPIDETNRHEEVEHVGQQAIEKIYGELDKLPKTLRKDEKGKPSGGRDDSSKSSGENKKEEQTEAPKITLEEALAELDRLIGLDNIKEEVRTLANFLKVQTKREEAGLPTTKLSLHMVFHGNPGTGKTTVARIVGKVFGAMGVLKKGHLIETDRSGLVAEYAGQTGPKTNKKIDEALDGVLFIDEAYTLIAEGEDPFGHEAVQTLLKRMEDDRKRLVVILAGYPDEMQSLLRSNPGLSSRFSRKLEFIDYKPLELAQIFGLMTGKNSYELGAVARGKVLLGMQYLYDRRDRHFGNGRTSRNLFEHAIRLMSNRIAEIPELSVKQLTTLEAVDIDFKTVPESVFEPLTTEEGRKALRFHIACPDCDHGKDVPLKYLGQTVRCPKCDHDFEAGWGAPVEAKSE, encoded by the coding sequence ATGTCTTCGTTCGACTTTCCCGATCTCCCCTCACAATTTCGGCAACTGCTAGGTCGATGCCGCGATCTTTATGTCTCCAGTGGCGAACTTGCCGCCCGCGAGCATGCGCAGTTACTGCCCAGCACGGGTGAGTCGTTCGTCCAACTGATGGACGATTTGCATCGAGCACTGGCTGTCAAAGTTTTCGTGACCATTTGCGAAGCTGACCGTCGCTGGAGCAAGAATGAGAAGTTTCTCGCGGAAGTCTTGTTATTTCACCTGTGGGGACAGTGGCTCGAAGACGAAGCGCTCCACCAAGCCCTCAGCGACATGTCTGAGAAGGCACTCAGCCTCAAGTGGTACGCCACGGTAAGACCCTTCGATGAACTCGCACCTCTGCGAGATCGGGTGGGAGAACTCGAGACGATTGTCACCCGCATGGCTAACGTGGTCGCTCGAGCCGACGGCCCCCTCAAGAGCAGCGAGGCGGGCCGGATCAAGATGATCCAAAATGAGTTGCACATTCATCTCCGCGAGATCCCCATCGACGAGACGAACAGACACGAAGAAGTTGAGCACGTCGGGCAACAAGCGATTGAGAAAATCTACGGCGAACTCGACAAGCTCCCCAAGACGCTTCGCAAAGACGAAAAGGGAAAACCCTCCGGCGGAAGAGACGATTCCTCGAAGTCCTCAGGTGAGAACAAAAAGGAAGAGCAAACTGAAGCACCCAAGATAACGCTCGAAGAAGCCCTGGCCGAGTTAGACCGCCTGATCGGATTGGACAACATCAAGGAGGAGGTCCGCACGCTGGCAAACTTCCTCAAGGTACAAACCAAACGCGAGGAGGCCGGCCTCCCCACGACGAAGCTTAGCCTGCACATGGTGTTTCACGGCAATCCCGGCACGGGCAAGACCACGGTCGCCCGGATCGTGGGAAAAGTCTTTGGGGCGATGGGCGTTCTTAAGAAGGGGCATTTGATCGAAACCGACCGCAGCGGCCTCGTTGCCGAGTATGCTGGGCAAACCGGCCCTAAGACCAACAAGAAGATTGACGAAGCCCTCGATGGCGTCCTCTTCATCGATGAAGCCTACACGCTCATCGCGGAAGGCGAAGATCCGTTCGGACACGAAGCCGTGCAAACCCTTCTGAAGCGAATGGAAGACGACCGCAAGCGACTTGTCGTTATCCTTGCGGGCTATCCAGATGAAATGCAGTCGCTCCTCCGCTCCAACCCAGGCCTTTCCTCGCGATTCAGCCGCAAGCTGGAATTCATCGATTACAAGCCGCTAGAACTAGCTCAGATTTTTGGGCTGATGACCGGCAAAAATAGTTACGAACTGGGCGCCGTTGCTCGTGGCAAAGTCCTGCTCGGCATGCAGTACCTCTACGACCGCCGGGACCGCCACTTCGGCAACGGACGAACCTCGCGCAACCTGTTCGAGCACGCCATCAGGCTCATGTCCAACCGCATTGCGGAGATCCCTGAGCTCTCGGTGAAACAACTGACAACTCTCGAAGCGGTCGACATCGATTTCAAAACCGTCCCCGAGAGCGTCTTCGAGCCACTCACGACCGAGGAAGGAAGAAAGGCTCTCCGCTTCCACATCGCTTGTCCCGATTGCGATCACGGCAAAGACGTGCCCCTGAAGTATCTTGGCCAAACTGTCCGGTGCCCGAAGTGCGATCACGACTTCGAGGCCGGGTGGGGCGCTCCTGTGGAAGCGAAGTCCGAGTAG
- a CDS encoding UvrB/UvrC motif-containing protein codes for MAKKTRNIDQLLREWDYEPGQPIVRKLVGSDQRELLQIRVDMGVLQMEVENRPDGQRPEGFPTYYDYAVALAFEEGAEFELDEERCSEIDREFYQFYHRRIAWLTLKEYDRAVADAEHSLRLMDFSSANAPDAQWAMLHEQYRPFVMFHRIQAGALAELESTEPRAAVGLIDNGLEELEKIFLEHEAEDRFDDDLFVNKLREMRMSVIEHYELGPTLAEQLAEAIASEQYELAAQIRDKLDASKN; via the coding sequence ATGGCCAAGAAAACCAGAAATATAGACCAACTCCTCCGAGAGTGGGATTACGAGCCGGGCCAGCCGATCGTCCGCAAGCTGGTCGGCTCCGACCAACGTGAACTCCTGCAGATTCGTGTTGATATGGGCGTGCTTCAAATGGAAGTCGAGAATCGCCCCGATGGTCAGCGTCCCGAAGGTTTCCCGACGTATTACGATTACGCGGTGGCTCTCGCCTTTGAGGAAGGTGCCGAGTTTGAGTTGGACGAAGAGCGTTGCTCGGAGATCGATCGCGAATTCTATCAGTTTTACCATCGTCGGATTGCCTGGCTCACACTCAAAGAGTACGACCGTGCCGTCGCCGATGCCGAGCATTCGCTGCGGCTGATGGACTTCAGCAGCGCGAACGCTCCCGACGCTCAATGGGCGATGCTTCATGAGCAATATCGTCCATTCGTGATGTTCCATCGTATTCAGGCGGGTGCCCTCGCGGAGTTAGAGTCGACCGAGCCACGCGCCGCCGTCGGTCTGATTGATAACGGCCTGGAGGAGCTCGAAAAGATCTTCCTCGAACACGAAGCAGAAGATCGCTTCGACGACGATCTTTTCGTCAACAAGCTCCGCGAGATGCGAATGTCGGTAATCGAGCATTACGAGCTAGGGCCGACCCTTGCCGAGCAACTCGCCGAGGCGATCGCTTCCGAGCAGTACGAGTTAGCGGCACAGATTCGCGATAAGTTGGATGCGTCGAAGAACTGA
- a CDS encoding response regulator transcription factor encodes MSKRVLIVDDHEVVRIGLRCLLEKAGMQIAGEASDSVSALKLAETTKPDLILLDVRMPQTDGLACLTSLREKSLEVPVLMFSGYDNPTYYARARALGAVGYLLKSVQSTELIDAVNKALAGEQIWSREGTRRVTGALSTPRSQLDLEVPLTKREDEVLKQLALGLSNKEIALALGISYETVKEHVQHILRKLGVADRTQAAVWAVRRGLV; translated from the coding sequence ATGTCAAAGCGTGTCCTGATCGTCGATGATCACGAAGTGGTCCGCATTGGGCTGCGATGTCTCTTAGAAAAAGCAGGAATGCAGATCGCTGGAGAAGCCAGTGATAGCGTTAGTGCGTTGAAGTTGGCAGAAACAACGAAGCCCGATCTCATCTTGCTCGACGTGCGGATGCCTCAGACCGATGGACTTGCTTGCTTGACGAGTCTCCGCGAAAAGTCACTTGAAGTGCCCGTATTGATGTTCAGCGGCTACGACAATCCCACCTACTACGCTCGGGCACGTGCTCTCGGTGCTGTTGGATATCTGTTAAAGAGTGTCCAATCGACCGAACTCATCGATGCCGTGAACAAAGCGTTAGCGGGCGAACAGATTTGGTCACGAGAAGGAACACGTCGCGTCACGGGGGCGCTCTCGACACCCCGTTCGCAGCTTGACCTGGAAGTCCCGCTTACAAAACGCGAAGATGAAGTGCTAAAACAACTGGCCCTTGGTTTGAGTAACAAAGAAATCGCGTTGGCGCTTGGTATCAGCTACGAGACAGTCAAAGAACACGTCCAACATATTCTGCGAAAGTTGGGCGTCGCCGACCGGACCCAAGCTGCTGTCTGGGCTGTCCGACGCGGGCTCGTGTGA